One part of the Epinephelus fuscoguttatus linkage group LG12, E.fuscoguttatus.final_Chr_v1 genome encodes these proteins:
- the acaca gene encoding acetyl-CoA carboxylase 1 isoform X5, with product MAQQDGAAKKSPSVTALHSHFIVGSVSEENSEDEIQGKLDLQLEEKDARSLSPSSDSSSSTFEMGFDHIEGPMHNLRPSMSGLHLVKQGRDRRRIDLQRDFTVASPAEFVTRFGGNKVIEKVLIANNGIAAVKCMRSIRRWAYEMFRNERAIRFVVMVTPEDLKANAEYIKMADHYVPVPGGTNNNNYANVELILDIAKRIPVQAVWAGWGHASENPKLPELLHKNGIAFMGPPSQAMWALGDKIASSIVAQTAGIPTLPWSGAGLTVEWSENNQKKKIINVPTDLYELGCIQDVEDGLKASEKIGYPVMVKASEGGGGKGIRKVNCADDFPNLFRQVQAEVPGSPIFVMQLAKHARHLEVQILADQYGNAISLFGRDCSVQRRHQKIIEEAPATIATSDVFEDMERCAVKLAKMVGYVSAGTVEYLYSQDGSFYFLELNPRLQVEHPCTEMVADVNLPAAQLQIAMGIPLQRIKDIRMLYGVQPWGDSPIDFEGLSTAPSPRGHVIAARITSENPDEGFKPSSGTVQELNFRSNKNVWGYFSVAAAGGLHEFADSQFGHCFSWGENREEAISNMVVALKELSIRGDFRTTVEYLIKLLETESFQHNSIDTGWLDRLISEKMQAERPDTMLGIVSGALHVADVNLRNSVSNFLHSLERGQVLPAHTLLNTVDVELIYEGTKYVLTVTRQSPNSYVVIMNNSSAEVDVHRLSDGGLLLSYDGSSYTTYMKEEVDRYRITIGNKTCVFEKENDPSLLRSPSAGKLIQYTVEDGGHVFSGQCYAEIEVMKMVMTLTAAESGCIHYVKRAGAALEPGCVIAKLQLDDPSRVQQAELHTGALPTIQAVALRGEKLHRVFHNTLDHLVHIMNGFCLPEPFFSAKLKEWVERLMKTMRDPSLPLLELQDIMTSVSGRIPPAVEKCIKKEMAQYASNITSVLCQFPSQQIANILDSHAATLNKKSEREVFFMNTQSIVQLVQKYRSGIRGHMKAVVMDLLRQYLKVEIQFQNGHYDKCVFALREENKGDMANVLNYIFSHAQVTKKNLLVTMLIDQLCGRDPTLTDELMAILTELTQLSKTTNAKVALRARQVLIASHLPSYELRHNQVESIFLSAIDMYGHQFCIENLQKLILSETSIFDVLPNFFYHSNQVVRMAALEVYVRRAYIAYELNSVQHRQLRDNTCIVEFQFMLPTSHPNRGNIPTLNRMSFSSNLNHYGMVHVASVSDVLLDTSFTPPCQRMGAMVAFRSFQEFTRNIADVLSCFSDSPPPSPTFPEGGNPVLYGEEDNKSVQDEPIHILNVAIKTDSDIDDEGLAGIFREFTQSKKSLLFEHGIRRLTFLVAQKDFRKQVNCEVDQRFHREFPKFFTFRARDKFEEDRIYRHLEPALAFQLELNRMRNFALTAIPCANHKMHLYLGAARVEVGTEVTDYRFFVRAIIRHSDLVTKEASFEYLHNEAERLLLEAMDELEVAFNNTTVRTDCNHIFLNFVPTVIMDPSKIEESVRSMVMRYGSRLWKLRVLQAELKINIRLTPTGKQIPIRLFLTNESGYYLDISLYKEVTDSRTGQVGPKDRQIMFQAYGDKQGPLHGMLINTPYVTKDLLQSKRFQAQSLGTTYVYDFPEMFRQALKKLWHSYQAYAHLPKCPLPSELLTFTELVLDAQGQLVQMNRLPGGNEIGMVAWRMTLRTPEYPAGREIIVISNDITHKIGSFGPQEDVLFLRASEMARESGIPRIYIAANSGARIGLAEEIRHMFHVAWQDPADPYKGFKYLYLTPQDYKKVSALNSVHCEHVEDEGESRYKITDIIGKDEGLGVENLKGSGMIAGESSLAYEEIITMNLVTCRAIGIGAYLVRLGQRTIQVDNSHIILTGAGALNKVLGREVYTSNNQLGGIQIMHNNGVTHCTVCDDFEGVFALLQWLSYMPKCNSSPVPILNAKDPIDRLVEFVPTKTPYDPRWMLAGRPSQTPKGSWQSGFFDQGSFMEIMQPWAQSVVVGRARLGGIPTGVVAVETRSVELSIPADPANLDSEAKIIQQAGQVWFPDSAFKTAQAIKDLNREGLPLIVFSNWRGFSGGMKDMYDQVLKFGAYIVDGLREYKQPVLVYIPPQAELRGGSWVVIDPTINPRHMEMYADKDSRGGVLEPEGTVEIKFRRKDLVKTMRRVDPVYMSLAERLGTPELSPPDRKELETKLKEREEFLLPIYHQVAVQFADLHDTPGRMQEKGVITDILEWQTSRQFFYWRLRRLLLEDTVKSKIQAANSELTDGQIQAMLRRWFVEAEGAVKAYLWDNNEEVVAWLERQLAEEEGARSVIDENIKYIRRDHILKQIRSLVQANPEVAMDSIVHMTQHISPTQRAEVVRILSTMETSASS from the exons ATGGCACAGCAGGATGGTGCTGCTAAGAAGAGCCCCTCCGTCACGGCGTTGCACTCTCACTTCATTGTGGGATCAGTGTCAGAGGAGAACTCGGAGGATGAAATCCAAGGGAAGCTTGACCTGCAGCTTGAGGAAAAGGACGCTCGCTCCTTGTCACCATCCTCTGATAGCTCCAGCAGCACCTTTGAAATGGGATTTGACCACATTGAAGGCCCCATGCACAATCTGAG gCCTAGCATGTCAGGGCTGCACCTGGTGAAGCAAGGTAGAGATCGCCGGCGTATTGACCTCCAGAGGGACTTCACCGTGGCCTCCCCTGCTGAATTTGTCACCCGCTTTGGTGGCAACAAGGTTATCGAGAAG GTGCTTATCGCCAACAATGGCATTGCAGCAGTCAAATGCATGCGTTCCATCCGCCGCTGGGCCTATGAGATGTTTCGCAATGAAAGGGCGATCCGTTTTGTTGTCATGGTGACCCCAGAGGACCTGAAGGCCAATGCAG AGTACATCAAAATGGCAGATCATTATGTGCCTGTGCCAGGAGGGACCAATAACAACAACTATGCCAATGTCGAGCTCATTCTGGACATTGCTAAACGCATACCCGTTCAG GCAGTGTGGGCTGGATGGGGTCATGCCTCAGAGAACCCCAAACTCCCAGAGCTGCTTCACAAGAATGGCATTGCTTTCATGG GTCCCCCAAGTCAGGCTATGTGGGCTCTAGGAGACAAGATTGCCTCGTCTATCGTTGCTCAGACAGCTGGCATTCCAACCCTGCCCTGGAGCGGCGCAG GCCTGACAGTAGAATGGTCAGAGAACAaccaaaagaagaaaataatcaatGTTCCTACTGACTTATATGAGCTTGGCTGCATCCAGGATGTGGAGGACGGCCTGAAG GCTTCAGAGAAAATCGGCTACCCCGTCATGGTGAAAGCTTCGGAGGGAGGCGGAGGCAAAGGCATCCGTAAAGTCAACTGTGCTGATGATTTCCCTAACCTCTTCAGACAG GTCCAGGCGGAAGTCCCAGGATCCCCTATTTTTGTCATGCAGCTAGCCAAGCATGCCCGCCACCTAGAGGTCCAGATCTTGGCTGATCAGTACGGCAATGCCATTTCCCTGTTTGGTAGAGATTGCTCCGTGCAGCGACGCCATCAGAAAATTATAGAGGAGGCTCCTGCTACCATCGCCACTTCTGACGTGTTTGAGGACATGGAAAGG TGTGCAGTGAAGCTGGCAAAGATGGTGGGATATGTCAGTGCGGGGACAGTGGAATATCTCTACAGCCAGGATGGCAGCTTCTACTTCTTGGAACTCAACCCTCGTCTGCAAGTGGAACACCCCTGTACTGAGATGGTGGCTGATGTCAACTTGCCCGCTGCCCAACTGCAG ATTGCTATGGGTATTCCTCTTCAAAGAATCAAAGACATCAGGATGCTTTACGGGGTCCAGCCCTGGGGAGACTCTCCCATTGACTTTGAGGGTCTGTCAACAGCCCCCTCCCCACGGGGCCATGTCATTGCAGCACGTATCACCAGTGAAAACCCCGATGAG GGTTTCAAGCCGAGCTCCGGAACAGTGCAAGAGCTGAACTTCAGAAGCAATAAGAACGTGTGGGGCTACTTCagtgttgcagcagctggagggcTGCATGAGTTTGCGGACTCACAGTTTGGACACTGTTTCTCTTGGGGAGAGAATCGAGAAGAAGCCATCTC TAACATGGTGGTGGCTCTGAAGGAGCTGTCTATCAGAGGAGACTTCAGGACGACAGTTGAATACCTCATTAAGCTGCTGGAGACTGAAAGCTTTCAGCACAACAGCATTGACACTGGCTGGCTGGACAGGCTTATCTCAGAGAAGATGCAG GCGGAACGTCCCGATACCATGCTGGGAATTGTGAGCGGGGCGCTACATGTGGCAGATGTCAATCTGAGGAACAGTGTGTCCAACTTTCTGCATTCTCTGGAAAG GGGCCAGGTGCTGCCAGCACACACACTACTCAACACTGTGGACGTGGAGCTGATCTATGAAGGCACTAAGTACGTCCTGACAGTGACCCGCCAGTCTCCCAACTCCTATGTCGTCATCATGAACAACTCCTCTGCTGAGGTGGATGTCCATCGCCTCAGTGATGGAGGTCTTTTGCTGTCATATGATGGAAGCAGCTACACTACCTACATGAAGGAAGAGGTGGACAG GTATCGCATCACAATTGGGAACAAGACTTGTGTTTTTGAAAAGGAGAACGATCCTTCACTGCTGCGATCTCCCTCAGCAGGAAAGCTTATCCAGTACACAGTCGAGGATGGCGGGCATGTGTTTTCTGGCCAGTGCTATGCTGAAATAGAG GTGATGAAGATGGtaatgaccctcacagctgcagAGTCTGGTTGTATTCACTATGTGAAGAGAGCTGGAGCAGCACTGGAGCCTGGCTGTGTCATCGCCAAGCTGCAGCTAGATGACCCAAGCAGAGTGCAACAG GCAGAGCTGCACACAGGGGCCCTGCCTACTATCCAGGCAGTAGCTCTGAGGGGGGAGAAGCTACACAGAGTCTTCCACAACACACTGGATCATCTTGTTCATATCATGAACGGCTTCTGTCTTCCTGAGCCTTTCTTCAGTGCTAAG TTGAAGGAGTGGGTGGAAAGGTTGATGAAAACCATGCGCGACCCCTCTTTGCCTCTGCTGGAGCTCCAAGACATCATGACCAGTGTGTCGGGTCGCATCCCTCCCGCTGTGGAGAAGTGCATCAAGAAGGAGATGGCTCAATATGCTAGCAACATCACGTCTGTGCTCTGCCAGTTTCCCAGCCAGCAG ATTGCAAACATCCTTGACAGCCATGCTGCTACTCTTAACAAGAAGTCAGAGAGAGAAGTCTTCTTCATGAACACACAAAGCATCGTTCAGTTGGTGCAGAA GTATCGCAGTGGGATCCGAGGTCACATGAAGGCGGTGGTGATGGACTTGCTCAGACAATACCTGAAAGTGGAGATCCAGTTTCAGAATG GACACtatgacaagtgtgtgtttgcactgcgTGAGGAAAACAAAGGCGACATGGCCAATGTGCTCAACTACATCTTCTCCCATGCTCAAGTCACCAAGAAGAACCTGCTGGTTACGATGCTGATT GACCAGCTGTGTGGCCGTGATCCCACACTGACAGATGAGCTGATGGCCATCTTGACTGAACTCACCCAGCTCAGCAAGACGACCAACGCCAAGGTGGCACTGCGAGCCCGACAG GTGTTGATAGCTTCCCACCTGCCCTCTTATGAGCTACGGCACAACCAGGTGGAGtccatcttcctctctgccATTGATATGTATGGACACCAATTCTGCATCGAGAACCTGCAG AAACTGATCCTGTCAGAAACATCCATCTTTGATGTTCTGCCCAACTTCTTCTACCACAGTAATCAGGTTGTCAGGATGGCTGCCCTTGAG GTGTACGTTCGCAGAGCATACATTGCTTACGAGCTTAACAGCGTTCAACATCGACAACTGCGGGACAACACATGTATTGTAGAGTTCCAGTTCATGCTTCCCACATCACACCCCAACAG AGGGAACATCCCCACTCTAAACAG GATGTCATTCTCATCCAACCTAAACCACTATGGCATGGTGCACGTGGCCAGTGTCAGCGACGTCCTGCTTGACACATCCTTTACACCACCTTGTCAGCGCATGGGAGCCATGGTCGCTTTCCGCTCCTTCCAGGAGTTCACCAG GAACATAGCCGACGTGTTAAGCTGCTTCTCTGACTCTCCTCCCCCAAGTCCAACCTTCCCAGAGGGAGGTAATCCTGTCCTGTATGGCGAAGAGGACAACAAG AGTGTCCAGGATGAGCCTATCCATATCCTGAATGTGGCTATAAAGACGGACAGCGACATTGATGACGAAGGCCTGGCAGGCATATTCCGAGAGTTCACTCAGTCAAAG AAATCTCTGCTGTTTGAACACGGCATCCGTAGGCTGACTTTCCTCGTGGCCCAGAAG GATTTCAGGAAGCAAGTCAACTGTGAGGTGGACCAGAGGTTTCAT AGAGAGTTCCCCAAATTTTTCACATTCCGTGCCAGAGACAAG tttgaggaagacaggaTCTATCGTCACTTGGAGCCGGCACTGGCATTCCAGTTGGAGCTCAACCGCATGCGCAATTTTGCCCTGACTGCCATCCCATGTGCCAACCACAAGATGCACCTGTACCTGGGTGCAGCCCGTGTGGAGGTGGGCACAGAGGTTACGGACTACCGTTTCTTTGTGCGAGCCATCATCCGCCACTCAGACCTGGTCACAAAG GAGGCCTCCTTTGAATACCTTCACAACGAGGCCGAGCGTCTGCTGCTGGAGGCCATGGATGAGCTGGAGGTGGCTTTCAACAACACGACTGTACGAACCGACTGCAACCACATCTTCCTCAATTTTGTCCCCACAGTCATCATGGACCCATCGAAG ATTGAAGAATCTGTGCGCTCCATGGTGATGCGTTACGGCAGTCGTCTGTGGAAGCTGCGCGTCCTGCAGGCCGAACTGAAGATCAACATCCGCCTGACTCCAACAGGAAAGCAAATCCCCATCCGCCTTTTCCTCACCAATGAGTCAGGCTACTACCTGGACATCAGCCTGTACAAGGAGGTCACTGATTCCCGAACGGGACAGGTGGGGCCCAAAGATCGACAG ATCATGTTCCAAGCGTATGGAGACAAGCAGGGTCCGTTGCATGGCATGCTCATCAACACGCCCTACGTGACCAAGGACCTGCTGCAGTCTAAGCGCTTCCAGGCGCAGTCTCTGGGCACCACCTATGTCTACGACTTTCCAGAAATGTTCAGACAG GCTCTGAAAAAGCTGTGGCACTCTTACCAGGCCTATGCCCACCTACCTAAATGCCCTCTTCCTTCTGAGCTGCTCACTTTCACAGAGCTGGTTCTTGACGCCCAAGGTCAGCTAGTGCAGATGAACCGACTGCCAGGGGGCAatgag ATTGGTATGGTGGCATGGCGGATGACCCTGCGCACGCCAGAATATCCAGCGGGACGTGAGATCATCGTCATAAGTAACGACATCACGCACAAGATCGGCTCATTCGGGCCTCAGGAGGACGTGCTGTTCTTGCGGGCCTCCGAGATGGCACGAGAGAGCGGCATTCCTCGGATCTACATCGCAGCCAACAGTGGCGCCCGCATTGGGCTGGCAGAGGAAATCAGACACATGTTCCACGTGGCCTGGCAAGATCCAGCTGACCCCTATAAG GGTTTCAAGTATCTCTACCTCACACCTCAGGATTACAAGAAAGTTTCAGCCCTGAACTCTGTGCATTGCGAACATGTGGAAGATGAGGGAGAATCCAG GTACAAGATCACTGACATCATTGGAAAAGATGAAGGTCTGGGTGTGGAGAATCTGAAAGGGTCTGGGATGATTGCTGGAGAATCCTCTCTGGCTTATGAGGAGATCATCACCATGAACCTA GTCACGTGCAGAGCCATAGGGATTGGGGCCTATCTGGTGAGGCTCGGACAGAGAACCATTCAAGTGGACAACTCTCACATTATCCTAACTGGAGCTGGGGCACTCAACAAG GTGCTGGGCAGAGAAGTGTACACATCCAACAACCAACTTGGCGGCATTCAAATCATGCACAACAATGGTGTGACCCACTGCACTGTTTGTGATGACTTTGAGGGAGTCTTTGCACTCCTGCAGTGGCTGTCCTACATGCCCAAG TGTAACTCTAGTCCagtgccaatcctcaatgccaaGGATCCAATAGATCGGCTGGTAGAGTTTGTGCCCACAAAGACTCCCTATGATCCTCGCTGGATGCTCGCAGGACGTCCCAGCCAGA CACCAAAGGGTTCCTGGCAGAGTGGCTTTTTTGACCAGGGCTCCTTCATGGAGATCATGCAGCCATGGGCTCAGAGTGTGGTGGTAGGCAGAGCCAG ACTGGGTGGGATACCTACTGGGGTGGTCGCTGTAGAAACCAGGTCAGTGGAGCTGTCCATCCCAGCTGATCCAGCCAATTTGGACTCTGAGGCGAAG ATCATCCAGCAGGCAGGACAGGTGTGGTTCCCAGATTCTGCTTTCAAAACAGCCCAGGCTATTAAGGACCTGAACAGAGAGGGCCTACCTCTTATTGTGTTTTCTAACTGGAGGGGCTTTTCTGGAGGAATGAAAG ATATGTATGACCAGGTGTTGAAGTTTGGGGCCTACATCGTGGACGGGCTGAGGGAGTACAAGCAGCCGGTCCTGGTTTATATTCCCCCACAGGCTGAGCTGAGGGGAGGATCCTGGGTGGTTATAGATCCAACCATCAACCCTCGCCACATGGAGATGTACGCTGACAAGGACAGCCG AGGTGGAGTTCTGGAGCCTGAGGGAACAGTGGAGATCAAATTCAGGAGGAAGGACCTGGTGAAGACCATGAGAAGAGTGGATCCGGTCTACATGAGCTTGGCTGAAAGACTGG GAACCCCAGAACTGAGCCCCCCTGATCGCAAAGAGCTGGAGACCAAGCTCAAGGAGCGTGAGGAGTTCCTCTTGCCTATCTACCACCAGGTGGCTGTGCAGTTTGCAGACCTCCATGACACCCCTGGTCGCATGCAAGAGAAGGGCGTAATAACG GATATACTTGAATGGCAAACATCTCGTCAGTTCTTTTACTGGCGCCTGAGACGTCTGCTGCTGGAGGACACAGTGAAGAGTAAGATCCAAGCAGCCAACAGCGAACTGACAGACGGCCAAATCCAGGCAATGCTACGCCGCTGGTTTGTGGAGGCTGAGGGGGCTGTAAAG GCCTATCTGTGGGATAATAATGAAGAGGTCGTGGCATGGCTGGAGAGGCAGCTAGCTGAAGAAGAGGGCGCAAGGTCCGTCATCGACGAGAACATCAAGTACATCCGCCGAGATCACATCCTCAAGCAGATACGCAG CCTTGTTCAAGCCAATCCAGAGGTCGCCATGGATTCTATTGTTCACATGACCCAGCACATCTCACCCACACAGAGGGCCGAGGTGGTCCGTATCCTGTCCACAATGGAGACGTCAGCCTCCTCCTAG